Part of the Eriocheir sinensis breed Jianghai 21 unplaced genomic scaffold, ASM2467909v1 Scaffold3, whole genome shotgun sequence genome is shown below.
cgtacaccacgtccatggcggtgacggtcttgcgcttggcgtgctcagtgtaggtgacggcatccctgatgacgttctccaggaacaccttgagcacaccacgggtctcttcgtagatgagcccggagatgcgcttcacaccgccacggcgcgccagacgacggatggccggcttggtgatgccctggatgttgtcccgaagaaccttgcggtgacgcttggcgcctccctttccgagtcccttgcctcccttgccgcggccagtcatggttcaggtgggtagctcaacagtggagtgagtgttgggctgccatttgctttaatagtttattgataacttttacataagacataataataaaaataaacatgaaaattacaaaaataatcggtTATCAAAGCAGGC
Proteins encoded:
- the LOC126991535 gene encoding histone H4, which codes for MTGRGKGGKGLGKGGAKRHRKVLRDNIQGITKPAIRRLARRGGVKRISGLIYEETRGVLKVFLENVIRDAVTYTEHAKRKTVTAMDVVYALKRQGRTLYGFGG